The Gemmatimonadaceae bacterium genome includes a region encoding these proteins:
- a CDS encoding transposase, whose protein sequence is MAKRPRFSSEVRERAVRLVYEHEKEHTSQWAAITSVAAKIGCSAQTLSSWIKRRAVDTGRRAGVTTEEHARVKALERENKELRRANEILRKASAYFAQAELDRRGP, encoded by the coding sequence ATGGCGAAACGACCACGGTTTTCCTCAGAAGTGCGTGAGCGGGCAGTGCGGCTGGTGTATGAGCACGAGAAGGAGCATACCTCGCAGTGGGCGGCGATCACGTCCGTCGCGGCCAAGATTGGCTGCTCGGCGCAGACGCTCAGCAGCTGGATCAAGCGGCGAGCGGTCGACACCGGCCGACGCGCCGGGGTGACCACCGAGGAACACGCGCGCGTCAAGGCGCTCGAACGCGAGAACAAGGAACTGCGCCGCGCGAATGAAATCCTCCGCAAGGCGTCTGCGTATTTTGCCCAGGCGGAGCTCGACCGCCGCGGGCCGTGA
- a CDS encoding IS630 family transposase → MPLPIRKIALRRGDRSQLEHLVRSRTTAHRVVERAQIVLASAVGEAGNAICAQFGVSRPTVSRWLDRYEAEGLTGLEADRPRAGRPKQITLVEEAAIVERTLHTAPPSGTHWSTRLMAQVSGHHHATIARIWQAHGLKPHRVKRFKLSTDPEFVSKLRDVVGLYLNPPERAVVFSFDEKSQIQALDRTQPGLPLKKGRAGTMTHDYKRHGTTTLFAALDVATGKILQDCMPQHRHQEFLVFLKQMARSVPKEFAIHVILDNYATHKHADVKRWLQRNKRVHFHFTPTSASWLNLVERFFGELTERQIRRLAVTSVDQLIAAITAYIDRRNAHPTPFVWTATVQQILKKVGKANATLATLH, encoded by the coding sequence ATGCCACTGCCGATTCGGAAAATCGCATTGCGTCGCGGCGACCGCAGCCAGTTGGAGCACCTGGTGCGGTCGCGGACGACAGCCCACCGCGTCGTCGAGCGGGCGCAGATCGTGTTGGCCTCCGCGGTCGGCGAGGCGGGGAATGCGATCTGTGCGCAGTTCGGCGTGTCGCGGCCCACGGTGTCGCGCTGGTTGGATCGCTATGAGGCGGAGGGGCTGACCGGGCTCGAAGCCGATCGTCCGCGCGCCGGTCGGCCGAAGCAAATCACCCTCGTGGAAGAAGCGGCGATCGTCGAGCGCACGCTGCATACCGCTCCGCCCAGCGGCACGCATTGGAGTACGCGCCTGATGGCGCAGGTCAGCGGCCACCATCACGCGACCATTGCGCGCATCTGGCAGGCGCACGGGCTGAAGCCGCATCGGGTGAAGCGGTTTAAGCTGTCGACCGATCCTGAGTTCGTCAGCAAGCTGCGCGATGTGGTGGGGCTCTATCTGAATCCGCCGGAACGCGCCGTCGTCTTTTCGTTCGACGAGAAGAGTCAGATCCAGGCGCTCGATCGCACGCAACCGGGGCTGCCCTTGAAGAAAGGCCGCGCCGGCACGATGACGCACGACTACAAACGGCATGGGACGACGACGCTGTTCGCCGCGCTCGACGTCGCCACCGGGAAGATTCTGCAGGACTGCATGCCGCAGCACCGCCATCAGGAATTCCTCGTGTTTCTCAAGCAGATGGCGCGCAGCGTCCCGAAAGAATTCGCCATCCATGTCATCCTCGACAACTACGCCACGCACAAACATGCGGACGTAAAGCGGTGGTTGCAGCGCAATAAGCGCGTGCACTTCCACTTCACACCCACGTCCGCCTCTTGGCTCAATCTGGTCGAGCGCTTCTTCGGTGAGCTGACCGAACGCCAGATTCGTCGCCTCGCCGTCACCAGCGTCGATCAACTCATTGCGGCGATCACCGCGTACATCGACCGCCGCAACGCACACCCCACCCCGTTTGTTTGGACCGCCACCGTGCAACAGATTCTCAAGAAGGTCGGGAAAGCGAACGCAACTTTGGCGACACTACACTAG
- a CDS encoding ADP-ribosylglycohydrolase family protein, producing the protein METVPSVMYILARHGHEPVVAMEQAVNETRDNDTIASIVGGALGAAHGTAWIPQRWVDGLLGRTQADDDGRVFELIEGAVERFVPRATVE; encoded by the coding sequence ATGGAGACGGTGCCGAGTGTGATGTACATCCTCGCTCGGCACGGTCACGAACCGGTGGTGGCCATGGAGCAGGCCGTGAACGAGACACGGGACAACGACACGATTGCGTCGATTGTGGGCGGGGCGCTGGGGGCGGCGCATGGGACCGCGTGGATTCCGCAGCGCTGGGTGGATGGGTTGCTGGGGCGGACGCAGGCGGATGATGATGGACGCGTGTTTGAGCTTATTGAGGGGGCGGTGGAACGGTTTGTGCCTCGCGCGACGGTGGAGTAG
- a CDS encoding endonuclease/exonuclease/phosphatase family protein → MRIVSWNVLIGGGLRIRSIVDCLLQRQPDVIVLQETLAKREDALCGRLRDAGFSHHATAPRESGQRGLCVLSRHAFEVLDSPSHAALHTRGWLELRLPHAGIDVGAVYAPASAPKLPAFWSAAQAWWPACVDRPYLLIGDFNAGESHVDSNHRFQADAGMVALRNSGLVDAWRLMHRDKREFTWHVTNRGKTFPFRLDHAFVSPALASQVSACTYDHTVRETKLSDHSMLLLDIDVAVASPLAPIGEAS, encoded by the coding sequence GTGCGCATTGTCTCCTGGAATGTCCTCATCGGCGGTGGCCTTCGCATCAGGTCCATCGTTGACTGCCTGCTTCAGCGTCAACCCGATGTGATCGTCCTGCAGGAAACCCTCGCCAAGCGCGAGGATGCACTCTGCGGACGGCTGCGTGACGCCGGATTCTCACATCATGCGACCGCCCCTCGTGAATCCGGCCAACGCGGGCTTTGTGTGCTGTCCCGTCACGCATTCGAGGTATTGGACTCCCCGTCGCACGCCGCCCTGCACACCCGCGGATGGTTGGAGTTGAGACTCCCGCATGCCGGCATCGACGTCGGCGCGGTATACGCGCCTGCATCGGCGCCAAAGCTTCCGGCATTCTGGTCGGCCGCTCAGGCGTGGTGGCCGGCGTGTGTTGATCGGCCGTACCTGCTCATTGGAGACTTCAATGCCGGAGAGTCCCACGTCGACTCCAACCATCGGTTCCAGGCCGACGCAGGTATGGTCGCTCTTCGCAATTCCGGCCTGGTCGACGCTTGGCGACTCATGCACCGCGACAAGCGCGAGTTCACATGGCACGTGACGAACAGGGGAAAGACTTTTCCGTTCCGCCTCGACCATGCATTTGTGTCACCTGCGCTGGCATCGCAGGTCTCTGCGTGCACCTACGATCACACCGTGCGCGAGACGAAACTATCCGACCACTCGATGCTGTTGCTCGATATCGATGTTGCCGTCGCTTCGCCCCTGGCACCGATTGGTGAGGCGTCATGA
- a CDS encoding DUF2283 domain-containing protein: protein MNVKYFKDTDTALLEFSDAPVDETREIAENVVVDLDKDGNLVSMTIEHAAVVAKLPQLSLEEFDVSAA, encoded by the coding sequence ATGAACGTGAAGTACTTCAAGGACACCGATACCGCACTTTTGGAGTTCTCTGACGCGCCCGTGGACGAGACGCGCGAGATCGCCGAAAACGTGGTGGTGGACCTCGACAAAGATGGCAACCTGGTCAGCATGACCATCGAGCACGCGGCCGTCGTCGCCAAGCTCCCGCAGCTCAGTCTCGAGGAGTTCGATGTCAGCGCGGCGTAA
- a CDS encoding addiction module protein, translating into MASRPLRDEILSLPSEARLRLLEEVWDSLDDPQAVPVPEWHRETLESRLRDPSEQPSEPWDELKQRLKTP; encoded by the coding sequence ATGGCATCCCGACCGCTGCGCGACGAAATTCTGAGCTTGCCCTCGGAGGCACGCCTCCGCCTCCTCGAGGAGGTGTGGGACAGTCTTGACGACCCGCAGGCGGTGCCGGTGCCCGAATGGCATCGCGAGACGTTGGAGTCACGACTGCGTGATCCATCTGAACAGCCGTCGGAGCCCTGGGACGAGCTCAAGCAGCGATTGAAGACGCCGTAG
- a CDS encoding helix-turn-helix domain-containing protein: MARADHGLLTPQELRDIRGQHDLTQQQLEQLLNVGPKTVVRWEKGTVVQNAATVTLLRLLRDVPAVYRHLRRTRHHAIRETTP; the protein is encoded by the coding sequence ATTGCGCGTGCCGACCATGGGCTGCTGACACCGCAGGAGCTCCGCGACATTCGCGGTCAGCACGATCTCACCCAGCAACAACTCGAGCAGTTGCTCAACGTGGGACCAAAGACCGTCGTGCGGTGGGAGAAGGGGACGGTCGTGCAGAATGCAGCCACCGTTACTCTGCTGCGCTTGTTGCGCGATGTGCCGGCCGTCTATCGGCATCTCCGTCGTACCCGCCACCACGCAATCCGCGAGACCACACCGTAG
- a CDS encoding helix-turn-helix domain-containing protein: MTAATVPVPTPEQAEEAKRALRSLSPASRGTQPTVRVRAGNKDAIVPREAFELLLEILGQMANGNAVTIVPVQAEFTTQQAADFLNVSRPHFIALLESRELPYRKVGTHRRVRFEDLLRYKQIDDARRQDVLDELAADAQVHRLGY, encoded by the coding sequence ATGACCGCAGCCACCGTACCTGTCCCTACCCCTGAGCAAGCCGAAGAGGCAAAACGCGCACTTCGTTCGCTGTCTCCCGCGTCCCGCGGGACTCAGCCCACCGTGCGCGTTCGCGCGGGCAACAAAGACGCCATCGTTCCCAGAGAGGCCTTCGAACTGCTGCTGGAGATTCTCGGGCAGATGGCCAATGGTAACGCCGTCACGATCGTGCCAGTACAGGCAGAGTTCACCACCCAACAAGCCGCCGATTTCTTGAACGTCTCGCGCCCGCATTTCATCGCGCTACTGGAATCCCGTGAACTGCCGTACCGCAAAGTGGGTACGCATCGACGCGTGCGATTCGAAGATCTGCTGCGGTACAAACAGATCGACGATGCGCGTCGTCAGGACGTGCTCGACGAGTTGGCGGCTGACGCTCAAGTGCATCGCCTGGGATACTGA
- a CDS encoding type II toxin-antitoxin system HicB family antitoxin, translating into MHLELSAVFRRVPLGYVAYVEELPGANTQGATLEEARINLREAVELIIESNRALAQLDAAGADVIREPLSLSA; encoded by the coding sequence ATGCATCTGGAACTGAGCGCCGTCTTTCGCCGCGTGCCACTCGGCTATGTCGCCTATGTCGAGGAACTACCCGGCGCCAATACGCAGGGCGCAACGCTCGAGGAGGCACGCATCAATCTGCGTGAAGCGGTCGAGCTCATCATCGAAAGCAACCGCGCGCTCGCGCAGCTGGATGCCGCCGGTGCCGACGTGATTCGCGAGCCGCTGAGTCTATCGGCGTAG
- a CDS encoding type II toxin-antitoxin system RelE/ParE family toxin, with protein MKIRNIVHKTLRRLHSEDSAKGLPPDCVPKLRNMLAFLQDMNDPEELVSLPTWNAHRLSGSRAGTWSLHVTRNWRLTFWINTDDATVCDVDFEDYH; from the coding sequence GTGAAGATCAGAAATATCGTACATAAAACCCTGCGGCGGTTGCATTCAGAGGATAGTGCGAAAGGCCTGCCCCCCGACTGTGTGCCGAAGCTGCGCAACATGCTGGCGTTCCTTCAGGACATGAACGATCCCGAAGAACTCGTGAGCCTTCCGACGTGGAATGCCCACCGGCTGAGCGGATCGCGCGCCGGAACGTGGAGCCTCCATGTGACACGCAACTGGCGTCTGACGTTCTGGATTAACACTGATGATGCGACGGTATGCGATGTCGACTTTGAAGACTACCACTAG
- a CDS encoding HigA family addiction module antidote protein, whose translation MHNPPHPGCFIRNEIIEPLNLTVTAAARVLGVSRPAISNLLNGHADLSGEMAMRFEKAFGVHMDTLLRMQLSYDIALTRQNEKKIKVKRYVRDHVEAGV comes from the coding sequence ATGCACAATCCACCGCACCCCGGGTGCTTCATTCGAAATGAGATCATTGAACCGTTGAACCTCACCGTGACAGCGGCCGCGCGCGTGCTCGGGGTCTCGCGCCCGGCGATCTCCAATCTCCTAAACGGTCACGCCGATCTCTCTGGTGAAATGGCCATGCGCTTCGAGAAGGCGTTTGGTGTCCACATGGATACGTTGCTTCGCATGCAGCTCTCCTACGACATCGCGCTCACGCGGCAAAACGAGAAGAAAATCAAAGTGAAACGCTATGTCAGAGACCACGTCGAAGCTGGTGTCTGA
- a CDS encoding DUF433 domain-containing protein encodes MHYQERITIEPDKRGGKPCIRGLRITVYDVLEYLASGMSEDEILADFPDLERDDIRACLIRHQLRRGL; translated from the coding sequence ATGCACTATCAAGAACGCATCACCATTGAGCCGGACAAGCGGGGCGGCAAGCCCTGTATTCGCGGGCTTCGGATCACGGTCTACGACGTCCTCGAGTACCTGGCCTCCGGGATGTCGGAAGATGAGATCCTTGCGGATTTTCCCGATCTCGAGCGCGACGATATTCGCGCATGTCTCATCAGACACCAGCTTCGACGTGGTCTCTGA
- a CDS encoding DUF433 domain-containing protein: protein MIRPAGRDPVMLSFWNLVEAHVLRALRTDHGVSLPAVRTAMRYAEHELGIDRLLLSPELKTNAGRLFLDRYGALTDLTASGQLAMRKLFESHLRRVEWDVAQFPVRLFPFVAGVGNEVTPTIAIEAGIAFGRPIILRRGISTSVIADRIDAGESVADLAMDYEINEAEVSAAVLLERAA, encoded by the coding sequence GTGATTCGTCCTGCTGGCCGCGATCCCGTCATGTTGTCATTCTGGAATCTCGTAGAAGCCCATGTGCTGCGCGCGTTACGCACTGATCATGGCGTGTCGCTGCCCGCCGTCCGGACAGCCATGCGGTACGCAGAGCACGAACTCGGCATCGACCGTCTACTCCTGAGTCCTGAACTCAAGACCAATGCCGGTCGGCTGTTCCTCGATCGCTACGGTGCGCTCACCGATCTCACGGCATCGGGGCAACTTGCCATGCGGAAGTTGTTCGAGTCGCACCTTCGGCGGGTCGAATGGGATGTTGCGCAGTTTCCGGTGCGACTCTTTCCGTTTGTCGCTGGCGTCGGCAATGAAGTTACGCCGACAATTGCCATCGAAGCCGGCATCGCGTTCGGCAGGCCGATCATTCTCCGACGCGGCATTTCGACCAGCGTGATTGCCGATCGTATCGACGCCGGAGAAAGCGTTGCCGATCTCGCGATGGACTACGAGATCAATGAGGCCGAAGTCTCGGCTGCCGTGCTCCTCGAGCGAGCCGCTTGA
- a CDS encoding DUF433 domain-containing protein, translated as MATSLRFPEDVVHSDPERLGGTPVFVGTRVPVQSLFDYLEAGDGLEEFLHQFPSVRREQAVAALEYARDQVVAGARPS; from the coding sequence ATGGCCACTTCGTTGCGGTTTCCGGAGGACGTTGTTCACAGCGATCCAGAACGCCTAGGCGGCACGCCGGTCTTCGTAGGCACGCGCGTCCCAGTCCAATCTCTCTTCGACTACCTCGAAGCTGGCGACGGTCTTGAGGAATTTCTGCATCAGTTCCCGTCCGTTCGCCGCGAGCAGGCCGTCGCAGCGCTGGAATACGCGCGGGACCAAGTAGTGGCCGGTGCGCGTCCTTCTTGA
- a CDS encoding type II toxin-antitoxin system MqsR family toxin, protein MLARLPRYSLDRVQQLVAADRYRVTDSARRGALELGLDESDIVECVAGLTVVISFKRL, encoded by the coding sequence GTGCTTGCTCGTCTCCCCCGGTACTCGCTGGATCGCGTTCAACAGCTGGTGGCAGCCGACCGCTATCGCGTCACCGACAGCGCACGGCGAGGCGCCCTCGAGCTGGGCTTGGACGAATCTGATATCGTCGAGTGTGTGGCCGGGCTGACGGTGGTCATCTCGTTCAAACGACTGTGA
- a CDS encoding type II toxin-antitoxin system MqsA family antitoxin, translated as MTTSTLNRCPECGGNIKRTRTVVTTRVGRRAIPVTGKFLQCQGECREVYFEPGEANEVSQRAAEIARTGDGLLTPQEIRDIRHQHDLTQQQFEQLLNVGPKTVVRWERGTVVQNAATDTLLRLLRDVPAVYRHLRRIRDLATPETTP; from the coding sequence GTGACAACATCCACGTTGAATCGCTGTCCTGAGTGCGGTGGCAACATCAAACGGACTCGCACAGTCGTCACCACGCGCGTCGGACGGCGGGCGATTCCTGTCACTGGCAAGTTCTTGCAGTGTCAGGGCGAATGTCGAGAGGTCTACTTTGAACCGGGCGAGGCCAATGAAGTCTCGCAGCGCGCGGCAGAGATTGCGCGCACCGGCGATGGACTGCTCACCCCGCAGGAGATCCGCGACATTCGCCATCAGCACGATCTCACCCAGCAACAGTTCGAGCAGTTGCTCAACGTGGGGCCGAAGACCGTCGTCCGGTGGGAAAGGGGAACGGTCGTGCAAAACGCGGCCACCGATACCCTGCTGCGCCTGCTGCGCGATGTGCCGGCCGTCTATCGGCATCTCCGTCGTATACGCGACCTCGCAACCCCCGAGACTACACCGTAA
- a CDS encoding DUF433 domain-containing protein: protein MDLLNRISVDADIRFGKPCVRGTPISVGEVLSYLASGMTETELREEFPQLAHEDILARFAFAAERERRLQVIPAA from the coding sequence ATGGATCTCTTGAACCGCATTTCCGTGGACGCCGACATTCGCTTCGGAAAGCCCTGTGTGCGCGGAACGCCTATTTCAGTGGGCGAGGTGCTGAGCTATCTGGCATCCGGGATGACAGAGACGGAGTTGCGCGAGGAGTTTCCGCAACTTGCCCATGAGGACATCCTTGCTCGCTTCGCCTTCGCGGCCGAGCGTGAGCGTCGCCTGCAGGTTATCCCGGCGGCGTAG
- a CDS encoding DUF5615 family PIN-like protein, translating to MLVTKDEDFVKLSVLRGPPPKVILLNAGNVANSIVSNLILQNAAAIEAFGCTS from the coding sequence GTGCTCGTCACGAAGGACGAGGACTTTGTGAAGCTCAGCGTACTGCGCGGGCCGCCGCCGAAGGTGATTTTGCTCAATGCCGGCAATGTCGCGAACTCCATTGTCTCGAACCTCATCTTGCAGAACGCAGCAGCGATCGAGGCATTCGGTTGCACATCCTGA
- a CDS encoding Fic family protein, whose product MPYIHELPGWPQLAWDSSALEAILASVRHRQGLLLGSMATLGIELRAEASLVVLTNDVVKSSAIEGEVLPSSEVRSSIARRLGLDIGGLSQPSRAVEGIVEMMLDATQRYDEPLSSERLFGWHAALFPTGRRGARRITVGAWRTAASGAMQVVSGPIGREHVHFEAPVADRLEREMTQFIDWFNAPVSIDPVLKAALAHFWFVTIHPFEDGNGRIARAIADMSLARADGARERCYSMSSQIESERREYYRQLEAAQRGTLDVTEWLAWFLGCLDRSVQGAADILSSVLYKAELWRRINRHPVNDRQQLIINRMLGDFQGFLTTSKYATLAKCSEDTALRDVRELLEWGALVKNASGGRSTSYRLADMDSSRSPDLAASQTVR is encoded by the coding sequence ATGCCCTACATCCACGAACTTCCTGGTTGGCCACAACTCGCTTGGGACAGCAGCGCCCTGGAAGCGATACTGGCCAGCGTCCGTCACCGGCAAGGTCTCTTGCTGGGCAGCATGGCGACGCTGGGCATCGAGCTGCGCGCTGAAGCAAGCTTGGTGGTGCTGACTAACGATGTGGTCAAATCTTCGGCGATCGAGGGAGAGGTGCTCCCCTCAAGCGAAGTACGCTCGTCGATTGCTCGTCGGCTCGGACTGGACATCGGTGGCCTGAGCCAGCCGAGTCGCGCCGTTGAAGGGATTGTCGAGATGATGCTCGATGCCACCCAGCGGTATGACGAACCGCTCAGTAGTGAACGGCTCTTTGGCTGGCATGCCGCGCTCTTTCCGACCGGGCGTCGAGGTGCGCGACGGATTACGGTGGGTGCGTGGCGCACCGCGGCTTCCGGTGCGATGCAGGTGGTCTCGGGACCGATCGGTCGCGAACACGTACACTTTGAAGCGCCGGTCGCCGACCGTCTCGAGCGTGAGATGACGCAGTTCATCGACTGGTTCAACGCACCGGTCTCCATCGATCCGGTGCTCAAGGCGGCACTCGCGCACTTTTGGTTTGTCACGATCCATCCGTTCGAGGATGGCAACGGCCGCATCGCGCGAGCGATTGCCGACATGTCGCTGGCGCGTGCGGACGGCGCCAGGGAACGGTGCTACAGCATGTCATCGCAGATCGAGTCGGAGCGACGGGAATACTATCGGCAGTTGGAGGCGGCGCAGCGCGGCACCCTCGACGTGACCGAGTGGCTGGCGTGGTTTCTTGGATGCCTCGATCGGTCCGTGCAGGGGGCCGCGGATATTCTTTCGTCTGTGCTGTACAAAGCCGAGCTCTGGCGGCGCATCAATCGCCACCCGGTGAACGATCGGCAGCAGCTGATCATCAATAGAATGCTTGGTGACTTTCAGGGATTTCTGACGACGTCCAAGTATGCGACACTGGCGAAGTGCTCCGAAGACACGGCATTGCGGGATGTGCGCGAGCTCTTGGAGTGGGGCGCACTGGTGAAGAATGCGAGTGGCGGGCGGAGTACGAGCTATCGGTTGGCGGATATGGACTCATCGCGGAGCCCCGACCTTGCTGCTTCTCAAACCGTCCGGTAA
- a CDS encoding DUF4160 domain-containing protein, which translates to MLYRDHEPPHFHATYAEFEIIVGITDGLVTGRFPRRALVHVLEWWELHRQELLANWERARSLVPLEPIPSLE; encoded by the coding sequence ATGCTCTATCGCGATCACGAGCCACCGCACTTTCACGCGACCTATGCCGAATTCGAAATCATCGTCGGGATCACGGACGGCCTCGTGACCGGCCGCTTCCCGCGACGGGCACTGGTGCATGTGCTCGAATGGTGGGAACTTCATAGGCAGGAGCTGTTGGCAAACTGGGAACGCGCGCGCTCTCTCGTTCCGCTCGAACCTATTCCCTCATTGGAGTAG
- a CDS encoding DUF2442 domain-containing protein — protein MRVLQDCRIWLRFNDGVEGVADLAQSLDGPVFEPLRDPEVFANARLDPELRTVAWANGADLAPEFLHALVTS, from the coding sequence ATGCGAGTGCTGCAGGACTGCCGGATCTGGCTCCGCTTCAACGACGGTGTCGAAGGCGTTGCCGACCTCGCACAGTCGCTCGACGGCCCGGTGTTTGAGCCGCTCCGCGATCCGGAGGTCTTTGCCAACGCGCGGCTCGATCCGGAGCTGCGCACCGTGGCGTGGGCGAATGGTGCCGACCTGGCACCGGAGTTCCTGCACGCGCTGGTGACCTCCTGA